From the Bacillus tuaregi genome, one window contains:
- a CDS encoding MogA/MoaB family molybdenum cofactor biosynthesis protein, translating into MSIEEHKKQAQKSVTCKVITVSDTRNKETDKSGKLMIELLESAGHTIGDYVIVKDEKGPIREAVLQGCLQPEIDVILTNGGTGIALRDVTIETVQALFDKEITGFGELFRMLSYQEDIGSAAILSRAIAGVIGERAVFSTPGSSGAVKLAMNKLILPELGHVVRELKKDIK; encoded by the coding sequence ATGAGTATTGAGGAGCACAAAAAACAAGCTCAAAAGAGCGTTACATGTAAAGTTATTACCGTAAGTGATACTAGAAATAAAGAAACCGACAAAAGCGGAAAATTAATGATAGAGCTGTTAGAGAGTGCTGGGCACACAATAGGGGATTATGTCATTGTCAAGGATGAAAAGGGGCCAATTCGGGAAGCTGTTCTTCAGGGCTGCTTACAGCCTGAAATAGATGTCATTTTGACAAATGGAGGTACGGGCATTGCATTAAGAGATGTGACGATTGAAACGGTTCAGGCATTATTCGATAAAGAAATTACCGGTTTTGGTGAATTATTTCGCATGCTTAGCTATCAGGAGGACATCGGCTCAGCAGCTATTTTGTCCCGTGCTATTGCTGGGGTCATTGGAGAGAGAGCTGTATTTTCAACACCGGGATCTTCAGGAGCTGTAAAACTGGCAATGAATAAACTCATCCTTCCCGAGCTTGGCCATGTCGTACGTGAACTTAAAAAAGATATAAAATAA
- a CDS encoding class I SAM-dependent methyltransferase, protein MKTTPVEELFMVINDTAVLLQEELNVSYLEALAETGENIFHQSVLQDDLSELTLKRLKRIYEDCHITRYTKEEIRKSFQLAILKGMKESVQPNHQMTPDSVGMFVGYLLHKFVTKEAYRLMDPAVGTGNLLTAAMNQEMNKTIQGIGIEIDDLLIKLAYMNANLQEHPIEFFNQDSLEPLFVESVDAVISDLPVGYYPNDIRAADYQLKADEGHSYAHHLFIEQSIRHVKPAGFLFFIIPNGLFESTQAKKLHTYLQETVDIQGMIQLPETMFKNKQSAKSILILQKKDESVKPPKQVLLANMPSFSNGDEMEKILTKIDRWITENKK, encoded by the coding sequence GTGAAAACGACTCCGGTTGAAGAATTATTTATGGTTATAAACGATACAGCCGTTCTTTTACAAGAGGAATTGAATGTCAGCTATTTAGAGGCATTAGCTGAAACGGGTGAAAATATATTTCATCAATCCGTATTACAGGATGACTTAAGTGAATTAACGTTAAAGAGACTGAAGAGAATTTATGAAGACTGCCACATCACAAGATATACAAAAGAAGAAATACGTAAATCCTTTCAATTAGCCATTCTAAAAGGGATGAAGGAAAGTGTCCAACCGAACCATCAGATGACACCTGACTCAGTGGGAATGTTTGTTGGATATTTATTACATAAATTTGTCACAAAAGAAGCTTATCGGTTAATGGACCCCGCTGTTGGGACCGGAAATTTATTAACTGCGGCGATGAATCAGGAAATGAATAAAACAATCCAAGGAATCGGTATTGAGATTGACGACCTCCTGATTAAGTTAGCTTATATGAATGCTAATCTGCAGGAGCATCCAATCGAATTTTTCAATCAGGACAGTTTGGAACCTCTATTTGTAGAGTCTGTTGATGCCGTTATCAGCGATTTACCTGTTGGCTATTATCCAAATGACATTAGAGCGGCAGATTATCAATTAAAGGCTGATGAAGGACACTCGTACGCACATCATTTATTCATTGAGCAGAGCATCCGCCATGTGAAGCCAGCAGGCTTTTTATTTTTTATTATTCCGAATGGTCTTTTTGAATCTACACAGGCTAAAAAGCTTCATACGTATTTGCAGGAGACAGTTGATATCCAAGGAATGATTCAATTACCTGAAACAATGTTCAAAAATAAACAATCAGCAAAGAGCATATTAATACTTCAGAAAAAAGATGAATCAGTAAAGCCGCCAAAGCAGGTGCTGTTAGCGAATATGCCATCCTTTTCAAACGGTGATGAAATGGAGAAAATCCTGACTAAAATAGATAGATGGATTACTGAAAACAAAAAGTAA
- the tpx gene encoding thiol peroxidase, with the protein MASITFKGNPVTLLGNEVKVGDKAPNFTVLANNLTPVTLEDSKGSVRLISVVPSLDTGVCDAQTRRFNEEAANLDNVKILTVSVDLPFAQARWCGAAGIDKVQTLSDHRDLSFGEAFGVAIQELRLLARAVFVVDSNDTVTYAEYVSEATNHPNYEAAIEAAKQAK; encoded by the coding sequence ATGGCATCAATTACATTTAAAGGAAATCCAGTAACACTACTTGGTAATGAAGTAAAGGTTGGAGATAAAGCACCTAACTTTACGGTGCTTGCAAATAACTTAACGCCTGTTACTTTAGAGGATTCTAAAGGAAGCGTACGTCTAATCAGTGTTGTCCCATCACTTGATACTGGTGTATGTGATGCGCAAACTCGTCGCTTTAACGAAGAAGCAGCAAACCTAGACAATGTCAAAATCCTAACTGTTAGTGTTGACCTTCCATTTGCACAAGCACGTTGGTGTGGGGCTGCTGGTATTGATAAGGTCCAAACACTTTCCGATCATCGTGACCTTTCTTTCGGTGAAGCATTTGGTGTAGCAATCCAAGAATTACGTTTACTAGCACGTGCCGTATTTGTAGTCGATTCAAATGACACAGTTACATATGCAGAATATGTAAGTGAAGCAACGAACCACCCTAACTACGAAGCTGCAATTGAAGCAGCAAAACAAGCAAAATAA
- a CDS encoding acetate kinase has protein sequence MAKIIAINAGSSSLKFQLFDMPTEEVITKGLIERIGLNDAVFNITVNGEKIKETTDIPDHNVAVELLLSKLTNLGIIQSLNEIEGVGHRVVHGGEAFADSVLITPEVLQKIEDLSELAPLHNPANVTGIKSFQKVLPNVPAIAVFDTAFHQTMPEDSFLYSVPYEYYKDFGIRKYGFHGTSHKYVSERAAEMLGRPLDQLRLISCHLGNGASITAIQGGHSIDTSMGFTPLAGVTMGTRSGDIDPALIPYIMEKTDQTADQVLEVLNKKSGMLALSGFSSDLRDIELQAAEGNERAELALNVFASRIHAYVGAYAARMSGVDAIIFTAGIGENSETIRARVLNGLEFMGVYWDPALNNLRGDERFISYPHSPVKVMVIPTDEEVMIARDVVRLSK, from the coding sequence ATGGCTAAAATCATTGCAATTAACGCCGGCAGCTCATCCTTGAAATTTCAGCTATTCGATATGCCGACTGAAGAAGTAATTACAAAAGGATTAATTGAACGCATTGGTTTGAATGATGCGGTTTTCAATATTACGGTGAACGGTGAAAAAATTAAGGAAACAACTGATATTCCTGATCATAACGTTGCTGTTGAACTACTATTAAGTAAATTAACAAACCTTGGAATTATCCAATCTTTAAATGAGATTGAAGGAGTAGGTCACCGTGTTGTTCATGGCGGTGAAGCCTTCGCTGACTCTGTGTTAATTACACCTGAAGTATTGCAGAAAATTGAAGATTTATCAGAGCTTGCACCACTTCATAATCCTGCAAACGTGACAGGAATTAAATCATTCCAAAAGGTACTGCCTAATGTCCCTGCGATTGCCGTCTTTGACACAGCTTTCCATCAAACAATGCCTGAGGATTCATTCCTATACAGTGTACCGTATGAGTATTATAAAGACTTTGGTATTCGTAAGTACGGCTTCCACGGTACATCTCATAAGTATGTTTCAGAGCGTGCGGCTGAAATGCTAGGAAGACCGCTTGATCAACTGCGCTTAATTTCCTGCCACTTAGGTAACGGAGCTAGTATTACAGCCATTCAGGGAGGACACTCCATTGATACTTCTATGGGCTTCACTCCACTTGCTGGTGTAACAATGGGGACACGCTCAGGAGATATTGACCCTGCGCTTATTCCTTATATTATGGAAAAAACAGATCAAACGGCAGACCAAGTATTAGAAGTGTTAAATAAAAAGAGCGGTATGCTGGCATTATCAGGCTTCTCAAGCGACCTTCGTGATATCGAATTACAGGCTGCAGAAGGAAATGAAAGAGCCGAGCTTGCTTTAAATGTATTTGCATCTCGTATTCACGCATATGTAGGAGCCTATGCAGCACGTATGTCAGGTGTAGATGCGATTATCTTTACAGCAGGAATTGGTGAAAATAGTGAAACCATCCGCGCTCGTGTATTAAATGGTCTTGAATTTATGGGCGTATACTGGGACCCTGCATTAAATAATCTGCGTGGAGATGAACGTTTTATCAGCTACCCTCACTCACCAGTAAAAGTAATGGTGATCCCAACGGATGAAGAGGTTATGATTGCAAGAGACGTTGTACGTTTAAGTAAATAA
- a CDS encoding EcsC family protein — protein MTLTNREKQVYLEIREWENRMYSYEPNDFQLVYDRYIERSFQLLPENIREQFSSSLDNWLFHLHAFIQGSELQLDAKQRIIESGRIFQEDIQTIEDLHSLTIDQLQYIAGQHIARHRLYSFAQGGMAGTGGVILLGADIPGMAVINLRIVQLIAMTYGIEVNTPYEMMTALKVFNVAILPLRMQRQGWEELMNDIQHDHYFYEGKEEIANLAWVEQLLKQGLKGIAIMAFRRKLIQGIPFISMAIGAGVNYQLTRKVTDFAHKYYQLRYLLKKKENPDEY, from the coding sequence GTGACACTAACAAATCGTGAAAAACAGGTATATCTAGAAATACGTGAGTGGGAAAATCGTATGTACAGCTATGAGCCGAATGATTTTCAATTGGTTTATGATAGATATATTGAACGGTCTTTCCAGCTCTTACCGGAAAATATAAGAGAGCAATTCTCCTCTTCTCTTGATAATTGGTTATTTCATCTTCATGCATTTATCCAAGGCTCAGAGCTGCAGCTCGATGCGAAGCAAAGAATAATCGAGAGTGGAAGGATTTTTCAGGAGGATATTCAAACCATTGAGGATTTACATTCGCTTACCATTGATCAGCTTCAATACATAGCTGGACAGCATATTGCCCGGCATCGCCTCTATTCGTTTGCTCAAGGCGGTATGGCTGGTACTGGCGGTGTGATTCTGCTCGGTGCAGATATTCCGGGAATGGCCGTTATTAATTTGCGAATTGTCCAGTTGATTGCCATGACCTATGGAATTGAGGTCAATACCCCGTATGAAATGATGACGGCGTTAAAGGTGTTTAATGTAGCCATTCTTCCTTTAAGAATGCAAAGGCAGGGCTGGGAGGAGCTGATGAATGATATCCAGCATGACCATTACTTCTATGAAGGAAAAGAAGAAATCGCCAATCTTGCCTGGGTGGAGCAGCTGTTAAAGCAGGGCTTAAAGGGAATTGCGATTATGGCTTTTCGAAGAAAGCTCATACAAGGTATCCCATTTATCAGCATGGCAATTGGTGCCGGGGTTAATTATCAATTAACTAGAAAAGTAACAGACTTTGCCCACAAATATTATCAGCTTAGATATCTGCTAAAGAAGAAGGAGAATCCAGATGAGTATTGA
- the ytfJ gene encoding GerW family sporulation protein, whose product MSDHPIQGLMTTAMENLKEMIDVNTIIGDPVETPDGSVILTVSKVGFGFAAGGSEFNVDSGSGSQGGDKQKMPFGGGSGGGVSITPIAFLIVNAHGVKMVHLDENTHLYERILDLAPQAVDKIQQMMSSKDNSNQSGDQKQQKNQSDDQSGGQQSNEYNGQKKELEF is encoded by the coding sequence ATGTCCGATCATCCAATTCAAGGATTAATGACAACCGCAATGGAAAATTTAAAAGAAATGATTGATGTGAATACCATTATTGGGGATCCAGTTGAAACCCCTGATGGCAGCGTCATATTAACCGTTTCAAAGGTTGGCTTCGGCTTTGCAGCCGGCGGTAGTGAATTTAATGTAGACAGCGGAAGTGGAAGCCAAGGCGGTGACAAGCAGAAGATGCCGTTTGGCGGCGGTAGTGGTGGAGGTGTTTCCATTACTCCGATTGCCTTTTTAATTGTTAATGCACATGGGGTGAAAATGGTTCACCTTGATGAAAACACCCATCTATATGAACGGATTTTAGATCTTGCTCCACAGGCTGTAGATAAAATCCAGCAAATGATGTCCAGTAAAGATAATAGCAATCAATCCGGTGATCAAAAACAGCAGAAAAACCAATCTGATGATCAGTCCGGTGGACAGCAATCAAATGAGTATAACGGCCAGAAAAAGGAGCTTGAATTTTAA
- a CDS encoding argininosuccinate synthase, with translation MANPKLVLAYSGGLDTSVAITWLKDQGYDVVACCLDVGEGKDLEFIKDKAIKVGAVESYVIDAKEEFAQEYALLSLQAHTLYEGKYPLVSALSRPLISKKLVEVAEEVGAVAIAHGCTGKGNDQVRFEVSIQALNPDLEVVAPVREWAWSREEEIEYAKQKNIPIPINLDSPFSIDQNLWGRANECGILEDPWATPPKDAYDLTAELEDTPDTPDIIEIEFVQGVPVSIDGKKYDSLAQLILDLNVIAGKHGVGRIDHVENRLVGIKSREVYECPAAMTLITAHKELEDLTLVKEVAHFKPMVELKLTDLIYEGLWFSPLKDALAAFIAETQKFVTGTVRVKLFKGHAIVEGRKSEYSLYDEKLATYTSDDAFDHTAAVGFIQLWGLPTKVQSIVQKNKKVKA, from the coding sequence ATGGCAAATCCTAAATTAGTTCTAGCATACTCTGGTGGTTTAGATACATCCGTTGCAATTACCTGGTTAAAGGACCAAGGTTATGATGTGGTTGCATGTTGTCTTGATGTTGGTGAAGGAAAAGATTTAGAGTTTATTAAAGACAAAGCTATAAAGGTTGGTGCAGTAGAATCATATGTGATTGATGCAAAGGAAGAATTTGCTCAGGAATATGCGCTGCTATCCTTACAGGCTCATACATTATATGAAGGAAAATATCCACTTGTATCTGCCCTTTCAAGACCGCTTATTTCTAAAAAGCTAGTAGAGGTAGCTGAAGAAGTAGGTGCTGTTGCGATTGCACACGGTTGTACAGGTAAAGGGAATGACCAAGTCCGTTTTGAGGTTTCCATCCAGGCATTAAATCCAGATTTAGAGGTTGTGGCACCTGTTCGTGAGTGGGCATGGTCAAGAGAAGAAGAAATTGAATATGCAAAGCAGAAGAATATTCCGATTCCGATTAATTTAGACAGCCCATTCTCCATTGACCAAAACCTATGGGGAAGAGCAAATGAATGTGGTATACTAGAGGACCCTTGGGCAACACCGCCAAAGGATGCCTATGATTTAACAGCAGAACTTGAGGATACACCTGATACACCTGATATCATTGAAATTGAATTTGTACAGGGGGTTCCAGTCAGCATTGATGGTAAGAAATATGATTCCCTAGCACAGCTAATTTTAGATTTAAATGTAATCGCCGGTAAGCACGGGGTAGGAAGAATCGATCACGTTGAAAACCGTCTTGTTGGTATTAAATCACGTGAAGTATATGAGTGTCCTGCAGCTATGACTCTTATTACAGCACATAAAGAGTTAGAGGATTTAACATTGGTAAAGGAAGTTGCTCATTTCAAACCAATGGTTGAGTTAAAATTAACAGATCTTATTTATGAAGGCTTATGGTTCTCGCCATTAAAGGATGCGTTGGCGGCATTTATTGCTGAAACGCAAAAGTTTGTTACCGGAACGGTAAGGGTGAAGCTATTCAAAGGACATGCTATTGTTGAAGGTAGAAAATCAGAATACTCTCTATATGATGAAAAATTAGCAACATATACTTCTGATGATGCATTTGACCATACTGCTGCGGTAGGATTTATTCAATTATGGGGACTTCCAACAAAGGTTCAAAGCATCGTGCAGAAAAATAAGAAGGTGAAAGCGTGA
- the argH gene encoding argininosuccinate lyase has translation MKKLWGGRFTKTAEEWVDEFGASISFDQELVMEDITGSIAHVTMLAKTGILTDDEALQIKKGLETLKEKAANDELEFTVALEDIHLNLESKLTEMIGPVGGKLHTGRSRNDQVATDMHLYLSKQVADIIGLVAELQQALLEQAEQHVETIMPGYTHLQRAQPISFAHHLMAYFWMFERDKQRLSESLKRINISPLGAGALAGTTFPIDRHYSAELLGFEGIYENSMDAVSDRDFILEFLSTSSILMMHLSRFSEEIILWSSQEFRFIDLDDSFSTGSSIMPQKKNPDMAELIRGKTGRVYGNLFGLLTVLKGLPLAYNKDMQEDKEGMFDTVKTVTGSLKIFAGMIRTMKVNTGNMVQATKQDFSNATELADYLSSKGMPFREAHEVVGKLVLQCVEKGCYLSDLSMEEFKSSSQLFENDIYEVLAPETAVARRNSAGGTGFEQIKVALEKAKNCL, from the coding sequence GTGAAAAAGCTTTGGGGAGGCAGATTTACTAAAACAGCAGAAGAATGGGTCGATGAATTTGGTGCCTCCATTTCCTTCGATCAAGAATTAGTCATGGAAGATATTACGGGCAGCATCGCCCATGTTACGATGCTTGCCAAAACAGGTATCTTAACCGATGATGAAGCCCTGCAAATTAAAAAGGGACTTGAGACGCTTAAGGAAAAGGCTGCAAATGATGAATTAGAATTCACTGTAGCCCTTGAGGATATTCATTTGAATTTGGAAAGTAAGCTGACAGAGATGATTGGACCTGTCGGTGGCAAGCTTCACACAGGCCGTAGCCGTAATGACCAGGTGGCTACAGATATGCATTTGTATTTAAGCAAGCAAGTAGCTGATATTATTGGCTTAGTAGCAGAATTGCAGCAGGCATTGCTAGAGCAGGCAGAACAGCATGTGGAAACGATTATGCCGGGATATACCCATCTGCAAAGAGCACAGCCTATTTCATTTGCTCATCATTTAATGGCTTATTTCTGGATGTTTGAGCGTGATAAGCAACGATTATCAGAAAGCTTAAAAAGAATTAACATATCGCCGCTTGGTGCTGGGGCGTTGGCAGGTACAACCTTTCCGATTGACCGTCATTACAGTGCAGAGCTACTAGGCTTTGAGGGAATCTATGAAAATAGTATGGATGCTGTTAGTGACCGGGATTTCATTCTTGAGTTTCTCTCAACAAGCTCAATTTTAATGATGCATCTTTCACGCTTTAGTGAAGAAATAATTCTATGGTCGAGCCAGGAGTTTAGGTTTATCGATTTGGATGATAGCTTTTCAACCGGAAGCAGCATTATGCCGCAGAAGAAAAATCCGGATATGGCGGAATTAATTCGTGGTAAAACAGGACGTGTTTATGGAAATCTCTTCGGTCTCTTGACAGTGTTAAAGGGCTTGCCGCTTGCGTATAACAAGGATATGCAAGAGGATAAAGAAGGCATGTTTGACACAGTTAAAACGGTTACAGGCTCTTTAAAGATTTTTGCAGGCATGATTCGTACAATGAAGGTCAATACAGGAAATATGGTTCAAGCTACGAAACAGGACTTCTCGAATGCAACAGAGCTGGCAGATTATTTATCAAGCAAAGGAATGCCTTTTAGGGAAGCGCATGAAGTAGTAGGAAAACTTGTCCTCCAATGTGTTGAAAAAGGCTGTTACTTAAGTGATCTATCAATGGAGGAATTTAAAAGCTCCAGTCAGCTATTTGAAAACGATATTTATGAAGTTCTAGCACCAGAAACAGCTGTTGCCCGCAGAAACAGTGCAGGTGGCACGGGCTTTGAGCAGATTAAGGTTGCGCTTGAAAAGGCAAAAAACTGTTTATAA